Proteins encoded in a region of the Arthrobacter sp. U41 genome:
- a CDS encoding choline kinase family protein — protein MISPDLNKELTRVVYLNDEWRSRPLTIEPQAGGLTNDNFRITVDGYDGTLFGKIPGPGTEKFIDRKTANSAAKAAAQIGISPQVYVFDEQSGIEISEFLTEYHPATTLDFQDFEVAAGAMDLYRKWHSTQKLPQTKTMIDMVDEHFDQIQVSGIELPGWTAEVLRNYRQAAAAFTASGLDLVPAHNDPMPGNFLLADGQPMKLIDFDYAANNEASYELGLILTEMFVGEDEARELVERYAGGPNPQLFARAQISRMIADTKWGLWGLINSAVRDDDFDYHKYGLWKLYRTFYIAGNPYFDKWLKQV, from the coding sequence ATGATCAGCCCGGACCTGAACAAAGAACTCACCCGAGTTGTCTACCTCAATGATGAGTGGCGAAGCCGTCCACTTACCATTGAGCCGCAAGCTGGAGGCCTGACCAACGACAATTTCCGGATAACGGTCGACGGCTACGACGGCACCCTGTTCGGCAAGATCCCCGGTCCCGGAACTGAGAAGTTCATTGACCGCAAAACAGCCAACTCCGCCGCCAAAGCAGCAGCGCAGATTGGAATCAGCCCCCAGGTCTACGTCTTTGACGAGCAAAGCGGCATCGAAATCTCCGAGTTCCTCACCGAATACCACCCGGCGACCACCCTCGATTTTCAAGACTTCGAGGTCGCCGCTGGCGCCATGGACCTTTACCGGAAATGGCACAGCACCCAAAAGCTTCCCCAGACCAAGACCATGATCGACATGGTCGACGAGCACTTCGACCAGATCCAGGTCAGTGGAATTGAACTTCCCGGCTGGACCGCGGAGGTACTGCGAAACTACAGGCAAGCCGCTGCTGCTTTCACGGCTTCCGGTCTTGACCTGGTACCGGCCCACAACGACCCCATGCCTGGAAACTTCCTGCTGGCCGACGGACAGCCGATGAAGCTCATCGACTTCGACTACGCAGCAAACAACGAAGCCAGCTACGAGCTCGGCCTGATACTTACTGAAATGTTCGTCGGGGAGGACGAGGCCAGGGAACTCGTCGAAAGATACGCGGGAGGCCCCAATCCGCAGCTATTCGCCAGGGCCCAGATATCAAGGATGATCGCCGATACTAAGTGGGGCCTGTGGGGCCTGATTAATTCCGCCGTTCGGGATGATGACTTCGATTACCACAAATACGGTCTGTGGAAGCTCTACCGGACCTTCTATATTGCTGGCAACCCCTACTTCGATAAGTGGCTGAAGCAGGTCTAG
- a CDS encoding GntR family transcriptional regulator gives MATVHEVTEGLLSMVEELSARGVRKLASERELTLTFDASRTTIRRALAELESQGLITRGLGRSGGSFIAGTEGGKETNGLTSRISAPSLDYPERKVSRSLNTVTGIPQMLQEQGFKDGTKVISASMDLASKGIAEDLQIPVGDPIVTLLRLRFADEKPLSLERMHLSLARFPDLLEQRLDAVYGLLGSKYGVTISRADETIEAGPVPRASAYFLDIPVYTSALIVTRIAYDDQDRPVETSVDLFRMDRTRLTVSSLNPRERGSTSLRQNF, from the coding sequence GTGGCGACCGTTCACGAAGTCACCGAAGGCCTGCTCAGCATGGTCGAGGAGCTCAGCGCGCGCGGGGTTCGGAAGCTGGCATCCGAGAGGGAGCTAACACTGACGTTTGATGCCTCCCGGACGACAATTCGGCGGGCCCTGGCCGAGCTTGAATCCCAAGGGCTTATTACCCGGGGACTGGGACGCAGTGGTGGATCCTTTATTGCCGGCACTGAGGGTGGTAAGGAGACCAACGGGCTTACCTCACGGATTTCGGCACCTTCCTTGGACTATCCCGAAAGAAAGGTCAGCCGCAGCCTCAATACAGTTACCGGGATTCCCCAGATGCTGCAGGAGCAAGGGTTCAAGGACGGCACGAAGGTTATTTCGGCATCCATGGACCTGGCCTCGAAAGGAATCGCAGAGGATCTTCAGATACCGGTCGGGGATCCGATCGTGACGCTGTTGAGACTGCGCTTTGCCGATGAGAAGCCGCTCTCCCTGGAACGGATGCACCTGAGCCTGGCACGTTTCCCTGATCTGCTCGAGCAGAGACTTGATGCGGTCTATGGACTGCTGGGTTCAAAGTACGGGGTCACGATCAGCCGGGCCGACGAAACCATCGAAGCGGGACCCGTACCAAGGGCTTCCGCCTATTTCCTCGACATCCCGGTTTACACCTCGGCCCTGATAGTGACCCGTATCGCCTACGACGACCAAGACCGGCCGGTGGAAACTTCGGTCGACCTGTTCAGGATGGACCGCACACGGCTGACGGTTTCCAGTCTGAATCCACGCGAACGTGGCAGCACTTCCCTGCGACAGAACTTTTAA
- a CDS encoding amidase family protein, with amino-acid sequence MTQTSGEIAKLARSYREDPAQILRQTQLSLLKAEAAVELFSALSAIDPEGSQRSAAESARRYEMGQEKGLLDGIPVTVKDSFHVKGLPRWHGSAVHRGALSTFDSAPVQRLREAGAVIIGKTSMPDFGMLAAGLSSQFGIIRNPWDPDLSPGGSSAGAGASLASGVTAVSLGTDIAGSVRLPAAHCGLASLKPTQGRIAYAPASMMRSAGPMARYMADVRHLLRVVGGPDRSDPWCLPPMVQADGTDLPETTGRSVAVVRRMGYGPDLDEDTSRVLDETADALRESGFDLTAIELDVSMLEFESLDRVLQVKAYTEMKAAEQEARHRLLPAVGQWCAPAASLKATSYAADNDTIMATVARITELTRKFDYLLLPVMPVHSFPAHAWGPGSDGPLLLHAMFTAWFNQTGQPAAVVPGGTAAATGLPVGVQIVGRRFDDEGTMRMARIIEEIRRIDLNFPFISLSEARS; translated from the coding sequence ATGACACAGACATCGGGTGAAATTGCCAAGCTCGCGCGATCTTACAGGGAAGATCCAGCCCAGATCCTGCGGCAAACCCAGCTTTCCCTTCTGAAGGCGGAAGCCGCCGTCGAGTTGTTTTCGGCACTGTCGGCTATTGACCCGGAAGGCTCTCAGAGATCAGCCGCGGAGAGCGCCAGACGCTACGAAATGGGCCAAGAAAAAGGTCTACTTGATGGAATACCGGTGACCGTGAAAGACAGTTTCCACGTCAAAGGTCTTCCCCGCTGGCACGGCAGCGCCGTTCACCGGGGTGCCCTTTCGACCTTCGACTCCGCCCCTGTACAGCGCTTGCGAGAGGCAGGCGCCGTGATTATCGGCAAGACTTCAATGCCGGACTTTGGGATGCTGGCTGCAGGGCTCAGCTCCCAGTTCGGCATCATTAGAAACCCGTGGGACCCTGATCTGAGCCCGGGCGGATCCAGCGCCGGAGCCGGCGCCTCCCTGGCCTCCGGAGTAACTGCCGTCTCCCTGGGGACCGACATCGCAGGATCCGTGCGCCTTCCCGCAGCTCACTGTGGCCTGGCCTCGCTCAAACCAACGCAGGGGCGCATCGCTTATGCGCCTGCCAGCATGATGCGCTCAGCCGGACCCATGGCACGTTACATGGCAGACGTCCGTCACCTACTGCGGGTGGTCGGAGGACCGGACAGAAGCGATCCATGGTGTCTTCCGCCGATGGTCCAAGCTGACGGAACGGACTTGCCTGAAACGACAGGGCGCAGTGTTGCCGTAGTCCGGCGGATGGGATATGGCCCGGATCTGGATGAGGACACCTCCCGAGTCCTGGATGAGACGGCCGACGCTTTGCGCGAGAGCGGCTTCGACCTCACAGCAATTGAGCTCGATGTTTCAATGCTGGAATTCGAGTCATTGGACCGCGTCCTGCAGGTTAAGGCTTATACCGAGATGAAGGCCGCGGAGCAGGAGGCTAGGCACAGGCTCCTGCCTGCGGTCGGGCAGTGGTGCGCACCGGCAGCGTCGTTGAAAGCCACCAGTTACGCCGCGGACAACGACACCATCATGGCCACCGTAGCCCGGATCACAGAACTAACTCGCAAATTTGACTACCTTCTGCTGCCCGTGATGCCCGTTCATAGCTTCCCTGCTCATGCTTGGGGGCCCGGCTCCGACGGCCCGCTACTACTGCACGCCATGTTTACCGCCTGGTTCAACCAGACAGGACAGCCTGCGGCTGTGGTCCCGGGCGGGACCGCGGCGGCCACGGGCCTGCCCGTTGGCGTCCAGATCGTCGGACGCCGTTTCGATGATGAAGGAACCATGCGCATGGCCCGGATCATCGAAGAGATCCGTCGGATCGACCTGAACTTCCCGTTCATTTCCCTCTCCGAGGCACGAAGCTAA
- a CDS encoding inositol monophosphatase family protein, producing MINSLSTKFATALEISVAAGELADRWYRQGGYRVTSKNDGSPVTEADRDIEQFIRRRLAQAFPEDGILGEEFPETFGESGGRWIIDPIDGTKSFIHGVPLYSTLMAYERDDEIQFGAINAPSAGLLVYAEKDRGCFSNGTKARVSERSGLGGSYVLATWLEDWDPKVIKALIDRGVQPRTWGDAYGYAMVATGQAEAIVDFNVQTYDLAPMPVIIREAGGIFTSLEGEPGISHGTGIATNGVLHEELLNIVGTGHVYLPDLLEETV from the coding sequence ATGATAAATAGCCTGAGCACAAAGTTCGCGACTGCCTTGGAAATATCGGTAGCCGCCGGAGAACTGGCTGACCGCTGGTACCGACAGGGAGGCTACCGGGTAACATCCAAGAACGACGGGTCCCCCGTCACTGAAGCAGACCGGGACATCGAGCAGTTCATCCGCCGCCGGCTTGCCCAAGCTTTCCCCGAAGACGGCATTCTGGGCGAGGAATTTCCAGAAACCTTCGGTGAGTCAGGGGGACGATGGATCATCGACCCCATCGATGGAACCAAGTCCTTCATACACGGTGTGCCTCTGTACTCGACCCTGATGGCCTACGAACGGGACGATGAAATCCAGTTCGGTGCAATCAACGCCCCCAGTGCAGGGCTACTGGTCTACGCAGAAAAAGACCGCGGCTGCTTCAGCAACGGCACCAAGGCCCGAGTCTCCGAGCGCAGCGGACTGGGGGGCTCCTATGTGCTGGCGACCTGGCTCGAAGACTGGGACCCGAAAGTCATCAAAGCCCTGATTGACCGCGGCGTCCAGCCCAGAACCTGGGGGGATGCCTACGGTTACGCCATGGTCGCCACCGGCCAAGCAGAGGCCATCGTTGATTTCAACGTCCAGACATACGATCTGGCCCCCATGCCAGTGATCATCCGCGAAGCCGGAGGTATCTTCACCAGCCTCGAAGGAGAGCCCGGAATTTCCCACGGAACCGGGATCGCGACCAACGGAGTGCTACACGAAGAGTTGCTAAATATCGTCGGAACCGGGCACGTGTACCTTCCGGATCTCTTGGAAGAAACGGTCTGA
- a CDS encoding glutamine synthetase family protein, with product MNVQTKESARNRQLTVDELRELVAGGDIDTVIVAITDALGRLQGKRCGARSFLEDVLDHGAEGCNYLLAVDVEMQNVDGYAMSSWETGFGDMVMLPDISTLRRVPWMEGTAIVQCDVLWTDRTPVAASPRQILKAQIARLEKLGYRAYAGTELELLMFEDSYSQAWGKNYTGLTPATQYNVDYSLLATARLEPVIRSIRTNMEAAGLVVESSKGECNLGQQEITFRFDEALAACDKHTFYKNGAKEIADQHGKSITFMSKFNEREGNSCHIHFSLTDLDGNPVLAGDGEHGFSPVMERFVAGQLAALRELTYFFAPNINSYKRFVEGSFAPTAIAWGLDNRSCALRVVGHDRGLRAENRVGGGDVNPYLAVAAMIAAAIQGIENDLQLPAVTRGNAYKSDAQRLPTSLRDARDLLAESSIARKAFGDDVVDHYVHAATVELTAYDSAITDWERVRGFERL from the coding sequence ATGAACGTTCAAACCAAAGAGTCTGCCCGGAACCGGCAGCTCACCGTCGATGAACTGCGGGAGCTCGTAGCCGGCGGGGACATCGACACAGTCATCGTCGCCATCACCGATGCCCTGGGGCGGCTGCAGGGCAAGCGCTGCGGGGCGCGCTCCTTCCTGGAGGATGTGCTGGACCACGGAGCCGAGGGCTGCAACTACCTGCTCGCCGTCGACGTCGAGATGCAAAACGTGGACGGCTACGCCATGTCCTCCTGGGAAACCGGCTTTGGCGACATGGTGATGCTGCCGGATATATCCACCCTGCGTCGCGTCCCGTGGATGGAAGGCACAGCCATTGTGCAGTGCGACGTGCTGTGGACCGACCGGACACCGGTAGCGGCGTCGCCACGCCAGATCCTCAAAGCCCAGATCGCACGCCTCGAAAAGCTCGGCTACCGCGCCTATGCCGGAACTGAACTTGAGTTGCTGATGTTCGAAGATTCTTACAGCCAGGCCTGGGGGAAAAATTACACGGGTCTTACTCCGGCAACGCAGTACAACGTGGACTACTCCCTGCTGGCAACGGCACGGCTGGAGCCGGTTATCCGTTCCATCCGCACCAACATGGAAGCTGCCGGACTGGTGGTCGAATCGTCCAAGGGCGAATGCAACCTGGGACAGCAGGAGATCACGTTTCGCTTCGATGAGGCCTTGGCGGCTTGCGACAAGCACACGTTCTACAAGAACGGCGCCAAGGAGATAGCAGACCAGCATGGCAAGAGCATCACGTTCATGTCCAAATTCAACGAGCGCGAAGGTAACTCCTGCCACATCCATTTCAGCCTCACTGACCTGGACGGCAATCCTGTCCTAGCCGGAGACGGCGAACACGGCTTTAGCCCCGTCATGGAACGCTTCGTGGCTGGCCAACTCGCGGCACTACGGGAGCTGACGTATTTCTTTGCCCCCAATATCAATTCCTACAAAAGGTTCGTTGAGGGCAGCTTTGCCCCCACAGCCATCGCCTGGGGCCTCGATAACCGCAGTTGCGCGCTTCGGGTGGTGGGCCACGACCGTGGACTCCGCGCGGAAAACCGGGTGGGTGGAGGTGACGTCAATCCGTACCTCGCCGTCGCAGCCATGATCGCAGCTGCTATTCAAGGGATTGAAAACGACCTGCAGTTACCCGCAGTTACCAGGGGCAACGCCTATAAGTCCGACGCGCAGCGGCTGCCCACTAGCCTGCGGGACGCCCGCGACCTGTTGGCTGAGAGCAGCATTGCGCGCAAGGCGTTCGGTGACGACGTGGTGGATCACTACGTCCACGCCGCCACGGTGGAACTCACTGCATATGACAGCGCCATCACTGACTGGGAGCGGGTCCGTGGCTTCGAACGTCTCTGA
- a CDS encoding gamma-glutamyl-gamma-aminobutyrate hydrolase family protein, producing the protein MASNVSDTYKPRIALTSYLQEASWGVWNTTAVILPGTYVEAVVASGATPILLPPLGTDESVLDLMDGLIVVGGPDVDPSLYGEPSHPTTKPQPLRDSHDSALIRAALDRGLPLFAICRGAQLLNVVLGGNLIQHIPDIHPETDCQPALGVYGEAVFRTTPGSLVHDLLGESAASPCYHHQAMDSVPDALRVTARSADGLVQALETTESGWVLGVQFHPEQNPHDLRLFRGFVEAAASYRSNQSATMKAMSPA; encoded by the coding sequence GTGGCTTCGAACGTCTCTGACACCTATAAGCCACGAATCGCGCTCACCAGCTATCTGCAGGAAGCCTCCTGGGGCGTCTGGAATACGACCGCAGTAATTCTCCCGGGAACGTACGTGGAGGCCGTGGTCGCCTCCGGGGCGACGCCAATCCTTCTCCCGCCGCTGGGGACCGATGAGTCCGTTCTGGACCTCATGGACGGCCTGATCGTGGTAGGAGGTCCCGATGTCGATCCTTCCCTCTACGGCGAGCCATCACACCCAACTACCAAGCCGCAACCGCTGCGGGACAGCCACGATTCTGCCCTCATTCGCGCTGCACTTGACCGTGGGCTTCCACTGTTCGCGATCTGCCGGGGCGCCCAGCTCCTGAACGTAGTTTTGGGTGGAAACCTGATCCAGCACATCCCGGATATCCACCCTGAAACCGACTGCCAACCGGCTCTTGGAGTCTACGGCGAGGCCGTCTTCAGGACGACACCCGGCAGCCTGGTCCATGACCTGCTCGGGGAATCAGCTGCATCGCCCTGCTACCACCACCAGGCCATGGACTCCGTGCCTGACGCCCTCCGAGTGACGGCCAGATCCGCAGACGGCCTGGTCCAGGCGCTGGAGACGACGGAAAGCGGTTGGGTGCTTGGAGTCCAGTTCCACCCTGAACAGAACCCGCACGACCTCAGGCTGTTCCGGGGTTTCGTAGAAGCCGCCGCCAGCTACCGATCCAACCAGTCCGCAACCATGAAAGCGATGTCCCCAGCATGA
- a CDS encoding aldehyde dehydrogenase family protein: MTTTVFDVINPATEEVLQTVQLAGLAETDAAIARAAAAYESWRAVAPADRALLLRRFADAVDADLENLAQMEVRNAGHTIGNARWEAGNVRDVLTYYSAAPERHFGRQIPVAGGVNVTFNEPLGVVGVIVPWNFPMPIAGWGFAPALAAGNTVVLKPAEVTPLTAIRLAELALEAGIPAGVFQVVPGKGSVVGQRLVTHPAVRKVVFTGSTGVGKQIMAGCADQVKRVTLELGGKSASIIFDDADLEFAAAAAPSGAFDNAGQDCCARSRILVQRNVYDRFLELLEPEVLGMSVGDPADAATTMGPLISAQQLRRVSSFVPDGAPVAFQGKAPKGPGFWFPPTVLTPDLDAPSFTDEIFGPVVAVVPFDDEDDAIRLANNTEYGLSGSIWTSKVDRALRVARGVESGNLSVNSHSSVRYSTPFGGFKQSGLGRELGPDALDAFSEIKNVFISTDHA, encoded by the coding sequence ATGACCACAACAGTATTTGATGTGATCAATCCGGCAACCGAGGAAGTTCTCCAGACAGTCCAGCTCGCCGGCCTGGCCGAAACGGATGCCGCCATCGCCAGGGCCGCTGCCGCTTATGAATCCTGGCGGGCCGTTGCTCCCGCTGACCGGGCGCTATTGCTGCGCCGGTTCGCCGACGCAGTTGACGCCGATCTGGAAAACCTAGCCCAGATGGAAGTGCGCAACGCCGGGCACACCATTGGAAATGCCCGCTGGGAAGCAGGCAACGTTCGCGATGTCCTCACCTACTATTCGGCGGCCCCAGAACGGCACTTCGGCCGGCAAATACCAGTGGCGGGCGGCGTCAACGTGACGTTCAACGAACCGCTCGGCGTGGTCGGCGTGATTGTCCCGTGGAATTTCCCCATGCCGATTGCCGGGTGGGGGTTCGCACCAGCCCTGGCGGCAGGGAACACAGTGGTACTCAAGCCGGCTGAGGTTACTCCGCTGACGGCCATCCGCTTGGCGGAACTAGCCCTGGAAGCTGGAATTCCTGCGGGCGTTTTCCAGGTGGTTCCCGGTAAGGGGTCGGTGGTGGGGCAGCGGCTTGTCACCCACCCAGCTGTCCGCAAAGTGGTGTTCACCGGCTCAACCGGGGTGGGCAAGCAGATCATGGCAGGCTGCGCCGACCAGGTGAAGCGGGTGACGCTGGAGCTTGGCGGTAAGAGCGCCAGCATTATCTTCGACGATGCCGACCTTGAATTCGCGGCAGCCGCCGCCCCAAGTGGCGCCTTCGACAACGCCGGCCAGGACTGCTGCGCTCGCTCCCGGATCCTCGTTCAGAGGAACGTCTATGACCGCTTTCTAGAGCTCTTAGAACCCGAGGTTCTGGGCATGAGTGTCGGCGACCCTGCCGATGCGGCCACCACCATGGGCCCCCTGATTTCAGCTCAGCAGCTCCGCAGGGTTTCGTCATTTGTGCCCGACGGCGCGCCGGTCGCCTTTCAAGGGAAGGCACCCAAAGGCCCGGGCTTCTGGTTCCCGCCCACCGTCCTGACGCCTGACCTGGATGCGCCCTCGTTCACCGACGAGATTTTCGGCCCAGTAGTCGCCGTCGTTCCGTTCGATGACGAAGACGACGCCATCCGTCTCGCCAACAACACCGAGTACGGACTGTCCGGTTCTATCTGGACTTCCAAGGTGGACCGGGCCCTGCGCGTTGCCCGTGGAGTCGAATCCGGCAACTTGTCAGTCAACTCGCATTCCTCCGTCCGGTACTCCACACCGTTCGGCGGCTTCAAGCAATCAGGGTTGGGTCGCGAACTCGGCCCCGATGCCCTCGATGCCTTCTCCGAAATCAAGAACGTCTTCATTTCTACCGACCACGCCTAG
- a CDS encoding 3-oxoacyl-ACP reductase translates to MQTVVSNRLVGRSAVITGGASGIGLATARRMAAEGANVVIADIEPASGMAAAAEVGGLFVKVDVTSEEEVRNLYAETKETYGSVDIAFNNAGISPADDASILDTGIDAWRRVQEVNLTSVYYCCKYAIPFMQEQGKGSIINTASFVAVMGAATSQISYSASKGGVLSMSRELGVEFARQGIRINALCPGPVNTPLLKELFAKDPEKAARRLVHVPLGRFAEPEELAAAVAFLASDDSSFITASTFLVDGGISGAYVTPL, encoded by the coding sequence ATGCAAACAGTAGTTTCCAACCGGCTCGTTGGCCGCAGTGCAGTCATCACTGGCGGTGCTAGCGGCATCGGCCTCGCCACCGCGCGCCGGATGGCCGCCGAGGGCGCCAACGTTGTGATCGCGGACATCGAACCGGCTTCCGGGATGGCCGCCGCAGCCGAGGTGGGTGGCCTGTTCGTCAAGGTGGACGTGACCAGTGAGGAAGAAGTGCGCAACCTCTACGCGGAAACCAAGGAGACCTACGGCAGTGTGGATATCGCCTTCAACAACGCCGGTATTTCCCCCGCCGATGACGCCTCAATCCTGGACACGGGAATCGACGCTTGGCGTCGGGTTCAGGAGGTTAACCTCACCTCTGTTTACTACTGCTGCAAATACGCCATCCCCTTCATGCAGGAACAAGGCAAGGGATCCATCATCAACACGGCTTCCTTCGTCGCTGTCATGGGTGCGGCAACGTCACAGATTTCCTATAGCGCCTCCAAGGGCGGCGTGCTGTCCATGAGCCGGGAACTCGGCGTCGAATTCGCACGTCAGGGCATCCGCATCAACGCTCTGTGCCCGGGACCTGTAAATACTCCGCTCTTGAAAGAACTCTTCGCCAAGGATCCCGAAAAGGCAGCCCGACGCCTGGTGCACGTCCCGTTGGGGCGCTTCGCGGAACCGGAGGAATTGGCCGCTGCTGTCGCCTTCTTGGCCAGCGACGACTCCTCCTTCATCACAGCATCTACATTCCTCGTGGACGGAGGAATCTCCGGCGCCTACGTTACCCCGCTCTGA
- a CDS encoding DUF4913 domain-containing protein: MADDFGLFDTDTPAPNPGADDDGNPEKAPELVYGTAEEFLHEQLLPTYVRSVTGKTAKWCIEWYFHPEAVSRVAALWRSWEHLRLDPATGMSVWWRDHADHHMGVLLNPQGPFYNCDMKEHRDPDSLEPKKAPPGWFPDERRNTPTA, from the coding sequence ATGGCAGATGATTTCGGACTATTCGACACGGACACCCCCGCCCCCAACCCCGGCGCAGACGACGACGGCAACCCGGAGAAGGCTCCGGAGCTCGTCTACGGCACGGCCGAAGAGTTCCTTCACGAGCAGCTGCTGCCGACATACGTCCGCAGCGTCACCGGAAAAACCGCGAAGTGGTGCATCGAGTGGTACTTCCACCCCGAAGCCGTCTCCCGCGTCGCGGCCCTCTGGCGTTCCTGGGAGCACCTGCGCCTCGACCCGGCCACCGGCATGAGTGTCTGGTGGCGCGATCACGCAGACCACCACATGGGCGTCCTGCTGAACCCACAAGGGCCGTTCTACAACTGCGATATGAAAGAGCATCGCGACCCGGACAGCTTGGAACCGAAAAAAGCTCCCCCCGGATGGTTTCCGGACGAACGAAGGAACACCCCGACAGCATGA
- a CDS encoding type IV secretory system conjugative DNA transfer family protein, which produces MSAPNRKGMGLGDALLVWMAIGFIVVFGGGTYAAAHLGSWMAGIDSPPKHPIDLVAGLVKGRVPWPVQSTVAAALMAGVVLVLAIVVLVAWRKGASKRARVDKAARYLGRGKSLAAFSEKGAKATADRLGVTGTPGIVVGKVVSTGQTFIQSWEDLSLDIWGPRTGKSTSRVMPAILDAPGAVVSTSNKRDVVDGTRGVREATGPVWVFDPQKIAQEEAQWWWNPLSYVTDEEKAYKLTQHFSVGSRVPGSKPDAYFDPKAEDILSSYFLAAALGELPITQVYLWVTEQVNREPINILKEHDYELQYKGLESTLELADKQRDGIFGTAEKMIQCLKSRNTLRWVAPTSRATVATDARRQFNPHAFAASQETIYILSKEGAGSASPLTTALTVAIAEAMEERAERSGGRLPKPALFALDELANVVRWAALPDQFSHYGSKGLIVMGILQSWSQGVELWGEANMRKIWSAANVKVYGGGVAEEGFLRALSDLIGDYSYTNVSVSSGKSGSSRSRQEGKERIFDVSNLAELDRGRAVVLASGAPATLVRTMPWYTGRHKDAVESSIKKYSPRPEEPEAVPVAAAPVANPWVTG; this is translated from the coding sequence GTGAGCGCACCGAACCGCAAAGGAATGGGCCTCGGGGATGCCCTGCTGGTCTGGATGGCCATCGGCTTCATCGTCGTCTTCGGCGGCGGGACCTACGCCGCCGCCCACCTGGGATCCTGGATGGCCGGCATCGACTCACCCCCCAAACATCCCATCGACCTGGTCGCCGGGCTGGTCAAGGGCCGCGTGCCGTGGCCTGTCCAGTCCACCGTCGCGGCCGCCCTCATGGCCGGCGTTGTCCTGGTTCTGGCCATCGTCGTGCTCGTGGCCTGGAGGAAGGGTGCGTCCAAGCGTGCCCGCGTCGACAAGGCCGCCCGGTACCTGGGTCGAGGGAAGTCCTTGGCTGCGTTCTCCGAGAAGGGCGCGAAAGCGACGGCGGATCGGCTGGGAGTGACAGGAACGCCGGGCATCGTGGTGGGCAAGGTCGTCTCCACCGGCCAGACGTTCATTCAGTCCTGGGAAGACCTCAGCCTCGATATCTGGGGTCCCCGGACCGGTAAGTCCACTTCCCGGGTGATGCCGGCGATCCTGGACGCGCCGGGTGCTGTGGTGTCGACCTCGAACAAGCGTGACGTGGTGGACGGCACCCGGGGCGTCCGCGAGGCAACGGGCCCGGTGTGGGTGTTCGATCCGCAGAAGATCGCCCAGGAGGAAGCGCAGTGGTGGTGGAACCCGCTCTCCTATGTCACGGACGAAGAGAAGGCGTACAAGCTCACGCAGCACTTTTCAGTTGGGTCCCGGGTCCCGGGGTCCAAGCCGGATGCCTACTTCGACCCCAAAGCCGAGGACATTCTCTCCTCATACTTCCTCGCGGCCGCGCTCGGTGAACTTCCCATCACGCAGGTCTACCTGTGGGTGACGGAGCAGGTGAACCGGGAGCCGATCAACATCCTGAAAGAGCATGACTACGAGCTGCAGTACAAGGGCCTGGAGTCCACGCTGGAGCTGGCCGACAAGCAGCGTGACGGTATCTTCGGCACCGCCGAGAAGATGATCCAGTGCCTCAAGAGCCGGAACACGCTGCGCTGGGTCGCCCCCACAAGCCGCGCGACGGTAGCCACGGATGCCCGCCGGCAGTTCAACCCGCACGCTTTCGCTGCCTCCCAGGAGACGATCTACATCCTCTCCAAGGAAGGGGCCGGCTCAGCTTCCCCGCTCACCACAGCGTTGACGGTGGCGATCGCTGAGGCGATGGAGGAACGGGCCGAGCGCAGCGGCGGCCGTCTGCCCAAGCCTGCGCTGTTCGCCCTCGATGAGTTGGCCAACGTCGTCCGCTGGGCAGCCCTGCCGGATCAGTTCAGCCACTACGGGTCCAAGGGCCTGATCGTCATGGGCATCCTGCAGTCCTGGTCCCAAGGTGTCGAGCTGTGGGGCGAGGCGAACATGCGGAAGATCTGGTCGGCCGCGAACGTCAAGGTCTACGGTGGCGGCGTCGCTGAAGAAGGTTTCCTTCGGGCGCTCTCGGACCTGATCGGGGACTACAGCTACACCAACGTCTCCGTCTCCTCCGGCAAGTCCGGCTCCAGCCGTTCCCGGCAGGAGGGCAAGGAACGCATCTTCGACGTCTCCAACCTCGCGGAACTGGACCGTGGCCGCGCCGTGGTCCTCGCCTCCGGCGCACCCGCCACGCTGGTCCGGACCATGCCCTGGTACACCGGCCGGCACAAAGACGCCGTGGAATCCTCCATCAAAAAGTACAGCCCCCGCCCGGAGGAACCGGAGGCCGTCCCGGTGGCCGCTGCACCGGTCGCTAATCCCTGGGTCACCGGGTAA